The DNA window TCAATTATGTATAGGAAATATGCTATTTATATCCTGGTCCATTCACCAGCTGCTTTGGATGTTATCAGTACATTCCAAGGACTTTATTAACAGTAATCAGCTCCACAGATATTAGCCAGTACACTTGGGAATGAACACGGgcatttgtatagtgcttttctcAAAAACTCAAGGCTCTATTTATCTCATACACAAACCCACTCTtactgtgtatgtgagtgtaGAGTATAGATATGTGGAGATCCATAATTAGCCCTAAAAGGTATATATGTGTCAACTGTGCCTTTAGAGAGACAAAAACGGAAAGGCCAGTACAGTGGGGTAGAAAGACGCAGACAGTGAAGGACCATGCAGCCTCACTTGATCTATTTATGGGCCACTATCACATTTTGTGCTCTCAGAGCTATTCTGGTTCTTCATCAATCCACTGATTACAGTCAAGAGTAGGTGATAAGTCTGGAAGGAATTTCCTCTGTAACAACTACCTAGTctgcacgcacagacacaccaGCTAATGAGTAATCTTACATTCAACTTGCTTGTCATCCTACCCTACTTAGCAATAACTTTGTAaggattcatttaaaaataaccaCATTATTTAGCAATGACTTCTAAGCATTACAGTTTGTGGTCTACTGTATGTAAGAATAGCCATGGAACATTTCCAGCAATCCTTTACCATGTGTGCAAAAGGTCTTCCATCataaattatatttacagtGTTTTGGTTATAGGTATATGGTCAGACATAGACATCATTTGCTAATGCTTAGAAATATCAACACATCTATGTATAATTATGTAATGTCTAATTTTGTATAACATTAAGCCACTGGGGTAGGATTAATTTTTAAAGGGCTTTTAACAGCTAAAAACAACTTACAAAAGTACCTGTCTAATACAAAACAGTAATCCAGGAACACACAAGGAGTTTGAAGGCACACAGGGCCAAACAGggacagacagactgacaagACAATACAGGGCTCACTCAACACATGTAAAACTAATGAGGTCAAGGCAGAcaatcacaaacaaaacaaaaaccttggTTGGCTGGAATGTCAGAAAAAAGGTAGGGAAGAAAACTAAGACTACGACAAAACAGATTGAGACAAAGACAAGGAAGTACATGAGACACTAGGAATAAAAGAAaggatattaaaaaaatatcagggGACAAAACTCAAACATGTGAAAGGAAACCAGAAGTACTACACACATGAATCCAAAAGATTAATGCAACAGAGAATTAAAAGGTTGTTCTTTTGacacaaaataatgaaaatgttttccatAAATAAACCAGGGATACACCCAGGCAGTCAAAAGCTCCTGAGTTATTTATTACAGCTGAAGTGTTTGTACTGTTTCTCGTGCTGCACAAAAACAGACATGTTAAAACGTGCATAAATGAATGTGCACAACACAAAACAGTTTCTTTGCAATGGATTCCTGAAGATTAAGAATGGCTAAAACTCTTCAGTGTCAATTTAAAATGGCTTTGCACATCTCTCTGCTTTTTTAAGTGCTAAAAACTGTTTGCTTCAGTCTTCAGTTGTTTTTAGACTCATTAAATTCAATCATTAAACAATACAGACATAAAATTTACAAGTCTCTGCTTTTTTTTAGTTGGTGTATAACAATACAGAAAGAGCCATGTGTTGCATATAACAACGACAatgacaattttatttatatagcacatttcattaCATGAAAAGTCGACATGCTTaaaatagaaaatgaaaaaatattaataactaTGTAGGTTTAAAGTGCCCTAAGGCAGTGAAAACAGCAaagcagaacaaaacaaaatgtaaaaaaaaaaagaaaattataaaaaacaaacaaactgtaacAAAAAATTGTAGGACTGTGTGAATAGAAAggtttttactgtgtttttgaATGTGCATACAAATGTAATTGGTCTCAAATCAGCAGGTAGCTTGTTCCAAAGAATAGGGCCACAATAACTGAACCTACCTTCAGCATACTTAGATCTGATTCTAAGAACAGTTAAAAAGTCTAAATCTAATGACttgagaggtaaaaaaaaaaaaaaaaaaaaaaatagcattgCAATAATCTAACCTAACCTACCTGATGTGAACACATGGACCAATTTCTCAGAGTCAGCTTATGATGGGAATTTTCTAACCTTAGATATATTTTTAGTTAAGGTAACCTTATTGATGTGATTATCAAAACTGAGATCATTGTCCAAAATTATGCCAAGGTTCCTGACTTGCTCACTGTGTTTCAGAGAAACTGATGACAAATAAGAagaaattttttgtttttgactttttgGACAAACAACACGTATTTGTGTCTCGTCTCTGTTCAGTTCTAATAACATTTGATAAATCCAGCAGTCAATGTAATCGATGCAGCTCATTAGTTTGtacaaacattttaaatcatCAGAGGAGAGAAATGAGAAGTACAACTTTGTGCCATCTGCACTTTTCCAGTTGTCATTTCAAGTTTCATTAAATTGCGTTTCTCTCTTAGTAAATTTGTCCCTTGCTTTCCGCCGTCGCTCCGCAATGAttggttaaaagaaaaaaaatggcggCGTCCGCGTAGTTGTAAAACATCGCGAAGCCgccttaaaattaaaatttcgGCGGCACAAGGCAATTTGGAACTCACTGTGGCGTATTATGGTTATCATATTTCCCCGCTTGTAATGTCctaaattataaaaaatattatcCATGGCCTTCTTTCCGCATTAGCTTGCTAGCAAAACCGCTAGCATAATATCAGTGGAACAGAAAGATCTCATCTGTCAGCTTTAAACGGTAAGTGAAGCTTCAGTTTAGATTTAGGTTGTGGATTAGGTttagatattttatttatttttattttttaatgcctGGCTGTTTTTAACAGAGATCATAAGAAGTAACCTCATGAGGTTCAGGAACCTGTCAGAAAACTATAAAGAAATCTGATTTTTGCACTATAACAGTGTTGTTTAATATGATCTCCATAATCATATTAGAGGTCCGCGACAATACAGATACAGATTTGTGACAGCTTAAAGAAAAGTTCTGAATCTTTTGACCCTGTGTTTAAGGGGATCTTTTTTGGCGTATGAGATCATTTTATGGGCATGGTTTGGCTCCACTTGCCCCCTTTGGCCTGAGTGTTAAGCATAACTCCCAAGGAACAGTAGTGACCCACTGGATGCCGTTGCAGTGGGTAAAAATTGCAGTTATGTCAGAAATTACTGCAGTTTTTCAAAATACTCTGCTttacctttttttcctttagaaaGTTCAAAGTATTTTTAgatttagtttcagttttttgAATCATAAAGACATtcaattttaaattcaattcatttttaattatatagcgccaaatcacaacagcagttgcctcaaggcactttgaTATGACACCCCAGTACAGGGGCCAGTTTAGTATTCAACTGAAAGTGGCCTGAGTGTTGTGTAGTGGTTACCACATTTACCTTATTTTAAAGCTCCCTGGTGAGTGAGAGAGTTACATCTGGTgcaaaatctgccaaatcaaactcGTGGATTCATCTTATTTTCAAGGGAGAAAAGGGGGCCACCAAAAGTTAAAAGCTAGTGGTGTGAAGAGGCTAATCTCCCCTGCTACCTTTTCTCAAAGACCCCTAACTGTCTGTTCCCCGAAATACTTGTGCAAAAACTTTGGTTCGCTGCAGAAACTTTTTCTTTGGACAGGTACAATGAGTGTGTTATCTGCAGGTTatatgttttattaaattttttacaGAGATGAACATCAGTAAATaatgatcatttttaaaaaagtgcatAAATGCACTCTCACAAAAATGAATCAGGCATTAGTTACATCTATCTTAGTATATCTTATCTTGTGTCTTATCTTGCTTGAAACAGCCCAcagcacaaaaaataaacagaatggTGAATCAATTAAAAAACAGCCTAGTGGTATCAGTGTTTAAGCAGGTCCCTATACTGTATGTACTAACCTTAAATTTAAGGCTAAAAAGACATCTGTAATATTGAGATGTTAATAAATCATccagttattttatatataatttttttcctcttcattcTCTTATAAAAGAGACGACAAGGAACATGTTataactggaaaaatatatCTACATGGaaattgcatatatttttaaagacatATTAGACTCTTTAGAATCtacattttaacacaagtaACTATAGTTTCGGAATGTGTTTGTTTAGTAATTTTTCATTCTTAGCATTGATTTCCAGAGAAGAAATCAATGATAAGGTACATTTAATCTGTTCTGGCAGCACTTGGTGGCCAAACATCTTACTAAGATACCTGACTTTAGTTTTTCCTTCAACAACACTAATAATACAATTAATTagctaaaaaaaattgaagctgtTAATTAATTAGTTTAATGTACTTTTTGCAAATAACTGATTGATAGTAGTGTCTGATTTGTGAATTGTAATAATATTGTTGATCAGTATCACAGTGAAAAATTTATTTGTTTCAAGGGAGGTAATGAACATACTATTTGTTTCTGCTGTCCAATAAAGAGTTTGACATAAGCACAGTAGTGTCATTCTTCAACAAAGGCTTAGCTGATTTTTTTGGCTTTGacacaaataaaagcaaaactgtACAGAGAAAACGTTCACGAAACGCTTAACAAAAAGTGTGTTTTTCAAGTATTTTTGAGAGCTGAtatctgttatttttattaacattttttcaGCCAACAAAATGCCTGCCTTCCGGCAAGTAGGAGAGAAGCAACTTCCTAACCCTGTACTGTGTATGGCATGGTCTCCAAAGAGAGATCTGATTGCTCTGGCCAACACAACTGGAGAGgtaatattaaaacaattattCTGAAACACAGCTccatattttgtgtgtgtatgtgtgctttttaatactttaaataCTTGGCTTATGTTTTTCCATAGTTGCTGCTTCACCGCTTGGCTGGTTTCCAGCGTGTATGGACCCTACCACCCAGTGAGTATACTGGGAAGGAGATCACAGCGATTGCCTGGAGACCAGATGGCAAAAGTAAGGAGTGACTGTGTgcatcttttgctttttttagtcATGTGTTTGATGGAATCATGATGTAATATATCCTCTCTTCAGTTTTGGCATTCAGTCTTGGAGACACTAAGCAGGTAGTCCTGTGTGACGTTGAGAAAGCAGAGATCCTCCATGTGTTTCCTATGCAAAGTCCTGTAACTTGCATGCACTGGATGGAGGTGATTGAGGAGAGCAGGTATGCATCGATTGAGGCTCAGGAACCAAGCCATTGGTGTGGAGGGTGTGAAGAATAATGAGAGTGATTGTTTTGATGTGTTTCAGTGccctcagctctttttacaacTCCGAAGATGAATCCAGACTCTTTCTTCCCAAACTACCAACTCTCCCCAAGAGGTAACTGCAATATTAATGGCACATGCAGTTGTAAGAAAACAGCTCCTTGGATGAATTATTAATAtttgtccaaactttttttccAGCTATAGTACAACTTCAAAGATCTTCAGgtgggaaaacattttaatgaaatggAGCTGTTATCTAATGTGTGATTTGATCATTTCTTGTAGCAGCTGAGTCTATTTTTCTATCTGCTTCACAGTGAGGAAAAATCTgatgagatacttaaactcctggGGGAAGTCCGGTAAATAATCAGTACATGAACAAATAGTAGTATCTCAAATGCAGCGTGCTTTGTAAATGATTTCGCCACCTTATGTTGTTTCCATGCAGGCTGAACATACTTGTTCTAGGAGGAAATGCAAGCTTTGTGGAGCTTTATGCCTATGGCATGTACAAGATTGCCACGTTGGAAGGGGTAAggctttttttgcttgtttgcttgTAAATCTACTTTACACtgatcacattttcattaagtGGCTTCTAAATGAAGGAAGCCCAAAGGGCGTTtttcaaaatgtctttttattttgagtTTAATGAGAATGTCATGATATCAGCAATAATCAGGTATTGTGACAGTCCTAAGTGATATAGATGTAGAGCTGTTAATGTTTAGTTAAAGCATGCTAATCTGGTAAAAGCTATAAGTACATCAGATGgagtttattgtttttgttcatgATCCAGTTCTGATAAAGTGAGCAGGCCTGTgaattgttttttgttattctgCCTCGCTAAAGAAAATCCAGGGTATGAAGAGAAACTGTAGATCTGAAGGACTGTTACACCCCCTAAATGTAAGCGTATGTTATTGCAGCACCAGCAGCTCATATAATGTAAACATCAGCTGTGTGAGAAatgtaacaaaacagaaagaaatgtacTATTAAGCCCATATGCAATGTAGAAAATCGGTTTTGCCACATTATTAGCAGAAGAGCTCCAAAGTGGTATGGATCGAGGTAAACATCAAATCAAAACCCTGTCTTCCTCACTGGGCCGGTATTAGCCACCAGAACAACTTAACATCAGACTTCATGTCAAAAGCAAACTTATTTTAGGACCGCTCcctttaagccaactttctACTGATTAGTGGACACTCATAAACAGACAGTGTGAACTGTGCTCACAGCTCAGAACCAGGTCTTTGTGTCTGGGGTGACCATATTTCAGACATTGCCTCTCTTTGACATCATAAAGAGCCACGAATAAAAAGAAGACTGTCTGAAATGGACTGTTAAAACCATGCTGACcttattatttaaaactttggCCTTATTTAGTATGGGCATCTACCATTATCAGTAGctatgtgacagaaaatgaggGAAAGAATCCCTTATGGTCCACTTTAAATGGTGAAATAATAAATCCCACAAACTACTATCtaaattgcacaaaaataaTAGTGATTAAACTTTTGCTGCTTTTGTTGTCGTAACAACACCCTACAGGTTTTGGGAACGTGCCGCAGCCTGAGTCTGTCCAGTGATCTTAAGTCTCTGTCTGTCATCACAGAAGTCAGATCTGCTGACGACAACCCAGAGATCTGCTATGTTCAGGTGAGACGGATTGTTTGACTtcacttttccattttctgaCATCCTCTCTGCTTTTACCTAAATTTCTCTTAAACCTATGTCTTCTTCTTCCAGCTGGACACAGGGTTGTTGTCAGATTGCCTGCCTGAGGTCACCAGGATGGCACGCAAGTTCACCCACATCTCCACCCTACTGCAATACCTGCACCTCTCACTTACCTGTATGTGTGAGGCGTGGGAAGACATCCTCATGCAGATGGATCTTCGACTCACTAAGTTTGTGCAGGAAAAGAACACAAGCACTCAAGTTCAAGATGAGTTTCTCGAGCTTCTACTGTGGGGACAGTCCAGGTGGGACAgaatgaagttttttttctgctgtttggaTTTGCAATGTCTAGAGTGTCCTGTAGATGGTAGCAACACATCTTGAGCTGCTAACTCAGCGTGTTGTTCTGCAGCAGTTCCAGGTAAATCATGCCAGActgctctttttgttttgtttttttacttgcaGCCCTGAACTGCAGGCTCTTCTCATGAACCAGCTGACAGTCAAGGTGAGGCTACAGTCCCTTTTCTTCATGGACTCTTCTGCTAATGTGGCAGCACATGAATGTGTCTTTTCCTATATTAGTTTCTACACCATTCCTATTAGTTAGTAACTTTTTTAGCATTTTAGTAACAAAACTGTGAATGTGTCTCATTATATATACATTAAACGGTCTGAACAACACAAATTTCCGCATTTCAGTTCATATACTGGCGTACATAAATGATACTGGGTAAACTTTCAGTTTACCTCTGTACCTTGCTCCGTCTCAGCTCCAACAGTGATCAACTACACTCCTTCAAACAGTTGCTTTTTGTCATAATTTTCCCTCTGTGGACTTTGGACATGGAAAACTttcagttgtggtcagaagtatACATGGggatgaatgtcatggtaatttttgacttttaatgatttctttgcaCTGTTCTTTTTTCAGTGAGGAATGATTGGaaagcatacatctttaatggcttaaaaaaaacaagaatcgGGTGTAAaagctttaatttattttaggtTTTCACACAGGGTCAAAATTATGCATATAGACTCACATAGGCACATTCACTTAACTCTTAAAAAGTGATGCTGAATATTCTATAATGTATTTTAACTTGAGGTTTATTAACCTCTTCTCAGCTATAACAggtgaagctgttatagctgcaaaggaTGGGCCGATATCATGTTATGCCCTGTAGGTATGGTCATATGTATGTCAAGGCAGATGAATTAATACTTTTGgcagtacaaataaaaaatttttttatttatacagtgctaaatcacagcagcagtcTTCTTGAGGCGCTTAATATTTCTCTGTATACAATACAGGGAAAAACccctatgagtaagcacttggcgacagtggtaAGGAAAAACTCCTGTTTAACAGGAACACTACCTTCCAATTCTTCAGCTTCACCTAAAATCAACAGCTAGACGGTTGAAACTTGGGCAAAGTTGGGTGGTCCAgtaggacaatgaccccaaatacACATCAGAACTGGTTTTGAAATGGATAAAGCAGGCTTCTTCTGAAATGGCCTTCCACAAGCTCTGACCTGTGGAAAATCTGTGGACCTGCCAGGAACCCAACCAATTTAAAGTGAACTGAaccaattctgccaagaagagtTAGAAAGAGGGGAAGAAAGTCATTATTCTATCAACACCAGTCCCATTTTCTTCACCTTTTAATAGTCCCATGTGTCCTCTTTTCTCTTTATGCACAATTACAGTTCACATAATTCTATTTTGACCAATAATTTTGAAACTTGTCAGTACAAAGTCTTATGGAATCTTTCCATTTCAGAAATATCCTTTTACAGTGGCCAGCCACTCCCCAACGACTGGTGTTATCCAACCTTATCCTTATTGTTTGTGTTACTGGGTTACCAGATTTTCTCATCTGGTCTTGCACAAATTTTCTTTTTGGAGTGAAAAATAAATCCTATCCTccataaaaaaaattctctcCACTGAGCAGAACTGTAGGTGCTGGCACTTgttttacacatatttaacCAATCTGTTTCCATCATTGTAATATTTGCTTCCATCAGACCTTAATGTATCATAGAATGTGTCTTAAGGGATTGCAAGctgattcttgttttttaaagttgttaaagatgtatgctgtgtAATTactccaccctggaaaaagaacagttcagaGAAATCATTAAAGTCctaaattaccatgacattcatgcccatgataaGGGTGTGAGTGCAAGCATCCCGGGgaacatgttgtttttcttgagAAGCCTGGGGTATTTGTGTATTGTATGCCATCTTGTTTATCTGTTGCACTTTAAATGTGTCAATTTTGCATGGCCCCTGCAATGAGCGGTGCTATGttacttcctggttaaataaagataaataaacaaataaacctaACACACAGACCTACCTAAACTCAGCTTTACCATACATTTATGGTAAAGACAGGTCAGATTAAACTCTagtgttgttttagttttttgcatCCAGCTGTTTCTAGAAGTCTTTCTCCTGAGCTTATAACAAAGCTGAAATGTCAGACAGCAGCAGTGTCTGTTCAGAAGTGAAAGAATCATGCATTCTTTTACTCATCTGACACAACTCCCATggcttaaataaataacaaatcaTTCCTAACATGGAGACGGGATGTAACAGCAAATAACATTGTGTATATCACTGTCTGAGTCACACTTTAAGCATTATAATAAGCTGCCATGCTATAGCTCATGTCTAATAAGCAAAATAAGTGTGTATCTGTATAGGCTGTGACAtctgtaatttttaaaataacctaCTACTGAAACTCTGACATCATTAGATGTCACTTTCAGTGCTCTCACAACTCATAGGATAGGTGTGAGTACGGTGTGCCATTCTCTCAGTGCTGTGAAATTATCCAAATCAAGGCTTCAGGTAAATTATGTAAAAAGGGGCTTTTTGTCCAGTTGGCAGAATACCGTCACTTTAACATATTGATGAAGCCACCAATGTTTTGTCTCCGATGTCTAAAAACGGCTTAAGAAGCATTAAGGTATAAGACTTTGTGAGAAGTTGAAAATGATgggtttttaatttaaaattaatttctatTACAGGGATTGAAGAAGCTTGGACAGTCCATTGAGTCTTCCTATTCTAGCATCCAGAAGCTAGTAATAAGCCACCTGCAGAGGTATTTTGTCTTTTACTTTTCATCGTGGCTGCCCTACCCTCTGACTGGTTGTCATTTTAAATCTGTCGCTCTCTTTTGCTGGCTACAGTGGCTCAGAGGCTCTGTTATATCACCTCAGTGAGGTGAAAGGAATGGCCCTGTGGAAACAAAAGTTTGAGCCCCTcggcttggatgcagctgctatAGAAGGTGCATTTCAGGACATGCACAAtgatttaaaacagtttttttttatgtcagtagtcacatgtgtgtattttattttattttattttattttaggcGCTATCACAGCAGTTGGATCCTTTTCCCTGAAAGCAAATGAACTTCTGCAGTAAGTTCAGGACCGTAATTGAGtaatgttcatgttttttaGAATTAGTGCTTCTGTTTTCAAGTATAATATaacttttttgtcatttagGGTGATTGACAAGAGTATGAAAAACTTTAAGGCCTTTTTCCGTTGGCTGTATGTaggtaagaaataaaaaaagagttGTTGAtcttgaaacatttaaaataattaatgtgCATGTATGGTCTTATTTATAGATTTGAAATTACTGTTTATATGCTCACACACTTTTTGCTTTCCCACAGCAATGCTCAGAATGTGTGAGGAGCATGTGCCACCAGAACTCAATAAGgtgagctttatttttttatttattaaatgtttactAGAAGCAGTTAACAAACCAACAACTAGAAACTGACAAACCGTTCCTCCTGTTCTATGTATGGTAATCTACATCCCAGCAAATGAAATGCACAAATTCACATAAGGAAAATAATGTTAGAAATAATGTTATTTTGATTTAAGTGTTCATGGGATTATTTTAACATCCATTATTTATCATAACATGTTGTTTAACTCCTTAGATGACTCAGAAGGACATTGCCTTTGTTGCTGACTTCTTGTCTGAGCATTTTAGTGAGGTGAGATCAGCATAATAGCAGAAGCATGCTAATacgtttaaagacttttttaaactttttaaattaatgtggTTTAACAGAATGAGGAACTCTTCGGTCGTAAAGGGAAGTACTTCAACGTAGAACGAGTTGGACAGGTAAATGGTTTTGTAATGTTTACCTTTAGctggtctttttttgtttgtttgtttatttgtttgtttttaatggaaCTCCTGCATGACCGCATAGTGGTTTGTCTTTCCTAATAACATTTACAGTACCTGAAGGACGAAGATGAGGACCTTGTGTCTCCACCTAACACAAAGGGGAACCAGTGGTTGAAGTTTTTACAGGACAGCACACACCTGAAAGGTGAATTATCACCTTTGTGCGTTTTGGAGTTGGGTTAAATTTTTTGTTTGGCGTGAAACTACTTAATTGTTGATTGTACTCAAAATACCTCTGTTAGTCACCTGATTAAATGTTTCATTGGTTTATTTAGGGAGCCCTTTGCTGTTTCCTTCATATCCCCAAAAGTCTTTGCACTTTGTCAAGAGGATGATGGAGAATGTGATTGAGGATTGTCTACAGAAACCTGCTGTAAGTTTTGTGCACTGTGGATTTCTGCAGTCATTCAAAAAGTAAACCTGGCTGGCAATGTTGTGTCCTCTCTTCTcttaattgttttgtttctttgtgtgtaGGAAGTAATTGGAAAGTCGGTAAAACAAGCCGTCTTTTTGCCCTTGTACAACGTGCCAGAGAGGTATAATCCTATGTGTAAAATctgttgtattttaaatataagccATACACTGAGACTAAATTTGTATTTACCTGTTTTTTAGCTCCGAAAACACTCCTCGGCTTTTTGAACTTCCATCTTTGTATGTAAAACACAAACATCCTacagttctttgttttttttttatctgtaaaAGCAAGATGGGGTTTTAATTAATGTTACTCATTTGTCAACCTATAGGTGGAATGACAAAAAGGCCAAAATGCATTATGTTGTGTTTTGCATGCCAGAGATTTCACCCCACAAACTCTACCTGTTACGCAGAGGAACTGATCCAAACAGGTACATTTCTGTAATTCAgtgagggatttttttttccagatatttgattttcatttctaacctcatttgttttatttgtgcagaCCTATCCCAAACAGTGTCATGTCGATTAATCTCACCCATCACCTTGACAGTGGGGATGATGGAAATGC is part of the Pelmatolapia mariae isolate MD_Pm_ZW linkage group LG23, Pm_UMD_F_2, whole genome shotgun sequence genome and encodes:
- the anapc4 gene encoding anaphase-promoting complex subunit 4 codes for the protein MPAFRQVGEKQLPNPVLCMAWSPKRDLIALANTTGELLLHRLAGFQRVWTLPPSEYTGKEITAIAWRPDGKILAFSLGDTKQVVLCDVEKAEILHVFPMQSPVTCMHWMEVIEESSALSSFYNSEDESRLFLPKLPTLPKSYSTTSKIFSEEKSDEILKLLGEVRLNILVLGGNASFVELYAYGMYKIATLEGVLGTCRSLSLSSDLKSLSVITEVRSADDNPEICYVQLDTGLLSDCLPEVTRMARKFTHISTLLQYLHLSLTCMCEAWEDILMQMDLRLTKFVQEKNTSTQVQDEFLELLLWGQSSPELQALLMNQLTVKGLKKLGQSIESSYSSIQKLVISHLQSGSEALLYHLSEVKGMALWKQKFEPLGLDAAAIEGAITAVGSFSLKANELLQVIDKSMKNFKAFFRWLYVAMLRMCEEHVPPELNKMTQKDIAFVADFLSEHFSENEELFGRKGKYFNVERVGQYLKDEDEDLVSPPNTKGNQWLKFLQDSTHLKGSPLLFPSYPQKSLHFVKRMMENVIEDCLQKPAEVIGKSVKQAVFLPLYNVPESSENTPRLFELPSLWNDKKAKMHYVVFCMPEISPHKLYLLRRGTDPNRPIPNSVMSINLTHHLDSGDDGNAADQSHYVYSYLDARFYDDEMLTVVLQGSEELNARRVLAQIPISSSLSCETEFNWEPNLRLDQQSSSIPSQGLVLGNQWRELENMKAQFVAVNGIRKVACVLSTNLRHIRVFEMDVEDEDEEGADSQNASADQEGLEATMSSQGQGEEENLEAEGGAGEQEEGEGVFQKSEEHLESEEALDS